In one Flavobacteriales bacterium genomic region, the following are encoded:
- a CDS encoding MiaB/RimO family radical SAM methylthiotransferase, translated as MPKKVYIESYGCQMNVSDSEVVASILAKDGYTPVERAEEADLVLLNTCSIREKAEYTVLQRINEMNNLKARNKGLKVGVLGCMAERMREDLLEKKKVVDLVVGPDAYRTLPELLEKVGTGQKAVNVLLSREETYAEIEPVRLDTNGVTAFVTIMRGCDNMCAFCVVPFTRGRERSRDPQSIVDECRKLVEQGYREVMLLGQNVDSYKWRADTGPRAAGLEPRADGALPAARGPQPEASAAVDFADLLEMVALACPTLRIRYSTSHPKDMTDKVLAVMARYDNICKYIHLPVQSGSSDVLKRMNRGYTREWYLERIASIRRHMPDCALSTDIIAGYCGETEEDHRQTLSLMEAVGFDMAFMFKYSERPKTLAARKYPDDVPDDVKGRRLQEIIDLQKRKSAERMAGYVGQVHQVLIEGVSKRSAEHLYGRNTQNAVVIVPRQVEGWRLNVEGSRSLQPGDFVNVRITSATAGSLQGEVLEVKDLQPVTA; from the coding sequence GTGCCCAAGAAGGTCTATATCGAGAGCTACGGCTGCCAGATGAACGTGAGCGACAGCGAGGTCGTGGCGAGCATCCTGGCCAAGGACGGCTACACCCCGGTAGAGCGCGCTGAGGAGGCCGACCTGGTGCTGCTGAACACGTGCAGCATCCGCGAGAAGGCCGAGTACACCGTGCTGCAGCGCATCAACGAGATGAACAACCTGAAGGCCCGGAACAAGGGCCTGAAGGTGGGCGTGCTGGGCTGCATGGCCGAACGCATGCGTGAGGACCTGCTGGAGAAGAAGAAGGTGGTGGATCTGGTGGTGGGCCCCGACGCCTACCGCACCTTGCCCGAGCTGCTGGAGAAGGTGGGCACAGGTCAGAAAGCCGTGAACGTGCTGCTGAGCCGCGAGGAGACCTACGCGGAGATCGAGCCGGTGCGCTTGGATACGAACGGCGTCACCGCCTTCGTCACCATCATGCGGGGCTGCGACAACATGTGCGCCTTCTGCGTGGTGCCCTTCACCCGGGGGCGTGAGCGCAGCCGCGACCCGCAGAGCATCGTTGACGAATGCCGCAAGCTGGTGGAGCAGGGCTACCGCGAGGTGATGCTGCTGGGGCAGAATGTGGACTCTTACAAGTGGCGGGCAGATACAGGGCCCCGGGCTGCGGGCCTCGAGCCTCGGGCTGATGGCGCCTTGCCCGCAGCCCGAGGCCCGCAGCCCGAGGCCAGCGCCGCAGTTGATTTCGCCGACCTGCTGGAAATGGTGGCCCTGGCCTGCCCCACCCTGCGAATCCGGTACAGCACCAGTCACCCGAAGGACATGACCGACAAGGTGCTGGCGGTGATGGCGCGGTACGACAACATCTGCAAGTACATCCACCTGCCCGTGCAGAGCGGCAGCAGCGATGTGCTGAAGCGCATGAACCGCGGCTACACGCGCGAGTGGTACCTGGAGCGCATCGCCAGCATCCGCCGCCACATGCCCGATTGCGCGCTGAGCACCGACATCATCGCGGGCTATTGCGGCGAGACCGAGGAGGACCACCGGCAGACGCTTTCGCTGATGGAAGCGGTGGGCTTCGACATGGCCTTCATGTTCAAGTACAGCGAGCGCCCCAAGACCCTGGCGGCGCGCAAGTACCCCGATGACGTGCCCGATGACGTGAAGGGCCGCCGGCTGCAGGAAATCATCGACCTGCAGAAGCGCAAGAGCGCCGAGCGCATGGCGGGCTACGTGGGCCAGGTGCACCAGGTGCTGATCGAGGGCGTGAGCAAGCGCAGCGCGGAGCACCTGTATGGCCGGAACACGCAGAATGCGGTGGTGATCGTGCCGCGGCAGGTCGAGGGTTGGAGGTTGAATGTTGAAGGCTCCCGCAGCCTGCAGCCCGGCGACTTCGTGAACGTGCGGATCACCAGCGCCACAGCGGGCAGCCTGCAGGGAGAGGTGCTCGAAGTGAAGGACCTTCAACCCGTGACCGCATGA
- the msrB gene encoding peptide-methionine (R)-S-oxide reductase MsrB, translating into MSLNDMSQYDHSGNPYYSHIDTAKLNVPLSEWKKLLPAELYYIAFEKGTERAFTGKYWDFEGIGTYACAVCGNVLFQADSKFASSCGWPSFFQPARKDAILYHEDRSWGMVRTETTCGRCGAHLGHVFDDGPEPTGLRYCINSVSLEFIGKK; encoded by the coding sequence ATGAGCCTGAACGACATGAGCCAATACGACCATAGCGGCAATCCGTACTACTCGCACATCGACACCGCCAAGCTGAACGTGCCGCTGAGCGAGTGGAAGAAGCTGCTCCCGGCGGAGCTTTATTACATCGCCTTCGAAAAGGGCACCGAGCGCGCCTTCACCGGCAAGTACTGGGACTTCGAGGGCATCGGCACCTATGCCTGTGCGGTGTGCGGCAACGTGCTCTTCCAGGCCGACAGCAAGTTCGCCAGCAGCTGCGGCTGGCCCAGCTTCTTCCAACCCGCGCGCAAGGACGCCATCCTCTACCACGAGGACCGCAGCTGGGGCATGGTGCGCACCGAGACCACCTGCGGCCGCTGCGGCGCGCACCTCGGCCATGTATTCGATGATGGTCCGGAGCCGACGGGCCTTCGCTATTGCATCAACAGTGTGAGCCTGGAGTTCATCGGGAAGAAGTGA
- the topA gene encoding type I DNA topoisomerase — protein sequence MAKKSASGDLVIVESPAKAKTIEKYLGEGFKVLSSYGHVRDLPERDLSVDIENGFEPTYIIPDDKKGRLAELKKASDSAATVWLATDEDREGEAISWHLKEALKLPDDKVKRITFNEITKQAVTKAMERPRTIDIHLVDAQQARRVLDRLVGYELSPVLWRKVKPSLSAGRVQSVAVRLIVEREREILGFDSKSAFKVTAVLLNEKGQLVKAELPQRFATEAEALGFLQGCIGAGYTVSAIEKKPGKRTPAAPFTTSTLQQEASRKLGYGVDRTMRIAQGLYEQGHITYMRTDSVNLSEQAVAAAAAQIGAQYGERYSKPRRFATKSKGAQEAHEAIRPTDMAVRNAGSDTDAERLYDLIWKRTLASQMADAELEKTVVDIAISTRPGEQLRAQGEVILFDGFLKVYMEGRDDEGDEEQEGLLPEMRQGEALQLREMTATQRYERPAPRYTEASLVKKLEELGIGRPSTYAPTISTVQKRGYVVKESREGTPRAYRILTLAEGEIAERTATENAGAEKQKLFPTDIGMVVNDFLVEHFPSIVDLNFTAKVEEEFDVIAEGKENWREMIARFYKPFHATLGTVKDTADRATGARVLGKDPVSGKDVVARIGRFGPMIQIGSADDEDKPRFASLRKDQSIQTITFEEAMNLFKLPRTLGERDGEVCSVGIGRFGPYVRLGSTYASLTPDDDPLEITLQRAIELIDLKKAASATRDLGEYKGEMIVQGRGRFGPFVKFGKTYANIPKGEEPSTVTLERGIELIEAKLAGARQNILKEFEGSAIQVLAGRYGPYITDGGKNANVPKDKQPEELTLEEATALLAAAPEKKGGKKGGRATKAPAKKAAPKKAAAKKAAKRKA from the coding sequence ATGGCCAAGAAGAGCGCAAGCGGTGATCTGGTGATCGTGGAGTCGCCCGCCAAGGCGAAGACCATCGAGAAGTACCTGGGCGAAGGATTCAAGGTGCTCAGCAGCTACGGCCATGTGCGCGACCTGCCCGAGCGCGACCTGAGCGTGGACATCGAGAACGGATTCGAGCCCACCTACATCATCCCCGATGACAAGAAAGGCCGCCTGGCCGAGCTGAAGAAGGCCAGCGACAGCGCCGCCACCGTATGGCTCGCGACTGATGAAGACCGCGAAGGGGAGGCCATCAGCTGGCACCTGAAGGAGGCGCTGAAGCTCCCCGACGACAAGGTGAAGCGCATCACCTTCAACGAGATCACCAAGCAGGCCGTGACCAAGGCCATGGAGCGGCCGCGCACCATCGATATCCACTTGGTGGATGCCCAGCAGGCCCGCCGCGTGCTCGACCGCTTGGTGGGCTACGAGCTCAGCCCCGTGCTCTGGCGCAAGGTGAAGCCCAGCCTCAGCGCGGGCCGTGTGCAGAGCGTGGCGGTGCGCCTCATCGTGGAGCGCGAGCGCGAGATCCTGGGTTTCGATAGCAAGAGCGCGTTCAAGGTCACGGCGGTGCTGCTGAATGAGAAAGGGCAGCTGGTCAAGGCAGAATTGCCGCAGCGCTTCGCCACCGAGGCCGAGGCGCTGGGCTTCCTGCAGGGCTGCATCGGCGCCGGCTACACGGTGAGCGCCATCGAGAAGAAGCCCGGCAAGCGCACGCCCGCCGCGCCCTTCACCACCAGCACCCTGCAGCAGGAGGCCAGCCGCAAGCTCGGCTATGGCGTGGACCGCACCATGCGCATCGCGCAGGGCCTCTACGAGCAAGGGCACATCACCTACATGCGTACCGACTCGGTGAACCTGAGCGAGCAGGCCGTCGCAGCGGCCGCCGCGCAGATCGGCGCGCAGTACGGCGAGCGCTACAGCAAGCCGCGCCGCTTCGCCACCAAGAGCAAGGGCGCGCAGGAGGCGCACGAGGCCATCCGTCCCACCGACATGGCCGTGCGCAATGCCGGCAGCGACACCGACGCCGAGCGCCTCTACGACCTGATCTGGAAGCGCACCCTCGCCAGCCAGATGGCCGATGCGGAATTGGAGAAGACCGTGGTGGACATTGCCATCAGCACGCGTCCCGGCGAGCAGCTGCGCGCGCAGGGCGAGGTGATCCTCTTCGATGGCTTCCTCAAGGTGTACATGGAAGGCCGTGACGATGAAGGCGACGAGGAGCAAGAAGGTCTCCTGCCTGAGATGCGCCAAGGCGAAGCGCTGCAACTCCGCGAGATGACCGCCACGCAGCGCTATGAGCGGCCCGCGCCACGCTACACCGAAGCCAGCCTGGTGAAGAAGCTCGAGGAGCTCGGCATCGGCCGCCCGAGCACCTACGCGCCCACCATCAGCACCGTGCAGAAGCGCGGCTACGTGGTGAAGGAGAGCCGCGAGGGTACCCCGCGCGCCTACCGCATCCTCACACTGGCCGAGGGCGAGATCGCCGAGCGCACCGCCACCGAGAACGCCGGCGCCGAGAAGCAGAAGCTCTTCCCCACGGACATCGGCATGGTGGTGAACGACTTCCTCGTGGAGCACTTCCCCAGCATCGTGGACCTCAACTTCACGGCGAAGGTGGAGGAGGAGTTCGACGTGATCGCCGAGGGCAAGGAGAACTGGCGCGAGATGATCGCCCGCTTCTACAAGCCCTTCCACGCCACGCTGGGCACTGTGAAGGACACGGCCGACCGCGCCACCGGCGCTCGAGTGCTGGGCAAGGACCCCGTGAGCGGCAAGGACGTGGTGGCCCGCATCGGCCGCTTCGGTCCCATGATCCAGATCGGCAGCGCCGACGACGAGGACAAGCCGCGCTTCGCCAGCCTGCGCAAGGACCAGAGCATCCAGACCATCACCTTCGAGGAGGCCATGAACCTCTTCAAGCTGCCGCGCACCCTGGGCGAGCGCGACGGCGAGGTCTGCTCCGTGGGCATCGGCCGCTTCGGGCCCTACGTGCGCCTGGGCAGCACCTATGCCAGCCTTACGCCCGACGATGACCCCTTGGAGATCACGCTGCAGCGGGCCATCGAGCTCATCGACCTGAAGAAGGCCGCTAGCGCCACCCGTGACTTGGGCGAGTACAAGGGCGAGATGATCGTGCAGGGCCGCGGCCGTTTCGGGCCCTTCGTGAAGTTCGGGAAGACCTACGCCAACATCCCGAAAGGGGAGGAGCCATCAACTGTGACGCTTGAGCGTGGCATTGAGCTCATCGAGGCCAAGCTGGCCGGCGCGCGCCAGAACATCCTGAAGGAGTTCGAGGGCTCGGCCATCCAGGTGCTGGCCGGTCGTTACGGCCCGTACATCACCGATGGCGGCAAGAACGCCAACGTGCCCAAGGACAAGCAGCCCGAGGAGCTGACCCTGGAGGAGGCCACGGCCCTGCTAGCGGCGGCGCCGGAGAAGAAGGGCGGCAAGAAGGGGGGGCGCGCCACGAAGGCCCCGGCGAAGAAGGCGGCCCCGAAGAAGGCGGCAGCGAAGAAGGCGGCGAAGCGGAAAGCCTGA
- a CDS encoding PepSY-like domain-containing protein — protein sequence MRSTILATALLISAPLLAQKPQSVVPPASAKAHLAQTYPKATVKEWKQGTKLFRAEFTLKGEKHTAVYTTEGAWVRTEHDIRKEELPKAVHVALIAGKYSGWKIDDAEEHTTTEHASLFKVKLESEKEKAELFFLPDGKLLKEEVKEKKEKKGS from the coding sequence ATGCGCAGTACCATCCTAGCCACAGCCCTTCTCATCAGCGCGCCGCTGCTTGCCCAGAAGCCGCAGTCCGTCGTTCCACCCGCTTCCGCGAAGGCGCATCTCGCGCAGACCTACCCCAAGGCCACCGTGAAGGAGTGGAAGCAGGGCACCAAGCTCTTCCGCGCCGAGTTCACGCTGAAGGGCGAGAAGCACACCGCCGTGTACACCACCGAAGGCGCCTGGGTGCGCACGGAGCACGACATACGGAAGGAGGAGCTGCCCAAGGCCGTGCATGTGGCGCTGATCGCCGGCAAATACAGCGGCTGGAAGATCGATGACGCCGAGGAGCACACCACGACGGAGCATGCGAGTCTCTTCAAGGTGAAGCTGGAATCGGAGAAGGAGAAGGCCGAGCTCTTCTTCCTGCCGGATGGGAAACTGCTGAAGGAGGAGGTGAAGGAGAAGAAGGAGAAGAAGGGGAGCTGA